In the Streptomyces sp. SJL17-4 genome, TCGAGAAGAAGATCGGCCGCAAGCTCGACCTCGTCTACACGTACCACGACATGTCGGGGAGCAAGGCGGACGGCGAACTGCTCACCCCCGACGAGCGTGAACTCGGCCGTGAGCGACTCCTCATGCTGGCCTGGGAGTCCACCGTGTGGACCGAGAAGCACCACGCCAACTGGACCGAGCGGCAGCTCGGCTGGAAGAACATCGCCTCCGGGAAGTACGACACCTCCGTCATCGACCCGCAGGCCCGCCGGATCAAGGAGTACGGCAAGCGGGTCTTCTTCTCCTTCGACCAGGAGGCGGACTTCCGCATCCCCGAGGGCGCCGGGACCCCCGAGGAGTACGTCGCCGCCTACCGTCACCTCCACGACCGCTTCGAGAAGCTGGGCGTCACCAACGTGGTGTGGGTGTGGACCGTCTCGGGCTACCTCGGCAACGCCGAGCGGATGCAGGCGCTCTACCCGGGAGACGACTACGTCGACTGGATCGGCATGGACCAGTACAACTACTACCTCTGCCACAAGTCGCCGGACTGGCTCGACTTCGACCGGAGCCAGCGCCCCAGCTACGACTGGCTCCGGAAGAACATCTCCGACGACAAGCCGATCATGCTCTCCGAGTTCTCCACCGCCCCCGACCCGAAGAAGCCCGCGCGGCAGCGCGACTGGTACACCGCCATCCCGAAGGTGGCGCCGACCCTGCCGGACGCGCGCGCGTACGTCCACTGGAACCGGGCCGTTCCCGGGCCCGGCTGCGACCTGACCATCAACTCGGGCCCGGGCCTCGAGGGATACCGGACCGCGGGCCAGGAC is a window encoding:
- a CDS encoding glycosyl hydrolase, which gives rise to MTGRHAQGGPWARLAIALAAVGALTAGIGVWSTLAEGDDRCTPDATLVAPCGAWWGAYIPHDEDSSLTRPVYAFEKKIGRKLDLVYTYHDMSGSKADGELLTPDERELGRERLLMLAWESTVWTEKHHANWTERQLGWKNIASGKYDTSVIDPQARRIKEYGKRVFFSFDQEADFRIPEGAGTPEEYVAAYRHLHDRFEKLGVTNVVWVWTVSGYLGNAERMQALYPGDDYVDWIGMDQYNYYLCHKSPDWLDFDRSQRPSYDWLRKNISDDKPIMLSEFSTAPDPKKPARQRDWYTAIPKVAPTLPDARAYVHWNRAVPGPGCDLTINSGPGLEGYRTAGQDPYFRQDVPNR